The Littorina saxatilis isolate snail1 linkage group LG13, US_GU_Lsax_2.0, whole genome shotgun sequence genome contains a region encoding:
- the LOC138946082 gene encoding sn-1 acyl-lipid omega-3 desaturase (ferredoxin)-like, with translation MVEGGDQNAAKEPEGAASTYDAVGLAANPSGTSDADENDALLDKLSIPRNLPSLVNIKRALPQHVFDPHVSTSMYYAFKDFVLVAATFLLAEWTWSSGLLPTSALLLLLPLYWLLQGTFFTAVFVVGHDAGHSSFSHYDWLNDVVGNVFHTFLLCPYYCWKVSHRHHHKNTGNMDKDEVYYPIRKRDDSGIITIPGFGLGMGWFAYLMVGYGPRPVNHFNPMHPMLKRHAVACILSLALVAAWAAVLWQYALTYGFLKLFVHFIAPDLVFASYMVIITFLHHTEEEIPWYDDSLWNYVRGQLSSVDRNYGWCHGIIHNIGTHQIHHLFSKVPHYHLEEATAVFRNKFPLLVQTRGDRILPAFCRMFSKYASQKVIDDSTKVHLYK, from the coding sequence ATGGTGGAAGGAGGAGACCAGAATGCTGCCAAGGAGCCAGAGGGAGCTGCTAGCACGTATGATGCTGTTGGACTTGCTGCCAACCCTTCTGGTACATCTGATGCTGATGAAAATGATGCCCTTCTCGACAAATTGTCCATCCCCCGTAACCTCCCCTCGCTTGTGAACATCAAGCGAGCACTGCCCCAGCATGTGTTTGATCCTCATGTGAGTACGTCCATGTACTACGCCTTCAAGGATTTCGTTCTTGTGGCGGCCACCTTCTTGCTGGCTGAGTGGACGTGGTCGTCAGGTCTCCTGCCGACTTCGGCGCTGCTGTTACTGCTACCATTGTACTGGTTGCTGCAGGGCACGTTCTTCACAGCGGTGTTTGTGGTTGGGCACGACGCCGGGCATTCCTCCTTCTCCCACTATGACTGGCTGAATGACGTTGTGGGTAATGTGTTCCACACTTTTCTTCTCTGTCCCTACTACTGCTGGAAGGTGtcccaccgccaccaccacaagAACACGGGCAACATGGACAAGGACGAAGTGTACTACCCCATCAGGAAAAGGGATGACTCAGGCATCATAACCATACCTGGATTTGGTTTGGGTATGGGCTGGTTTGCTTATCTGATGGTTGGCTATGGGCCACGGCCTGTGAATCATTTCAACCCTATGCACCCCATGCTGAAACGCCATGCTGTAGCATGCATACTTTCCTTGGCCCTCGTGGCTGCTTGGGCGGCTGTCCTTTGGCAGTATGCACTGACCTACGGATTCCTCAAACTCTTTGTCCACTTCATCGCCCCGGACTTAGTCTTCGCGTCCTACATGGTGATCATAACCTTTTTGCATCACACGGAGGAGGAGATTCCTTGGTACGATGACTCCCTTTGGAACTATGTTCGCGGCCAGCTCAGCTCTGTCGACCGCAACTACGGCTGGTGCCACGGCATCATCCACAACATCGGCACACACCAGATCCACCACCTCTTCTCCAAGGTTCCCCACTACCACCTGGAGGAAGCCACCGCTGTGTTCCGCAACAAGTTTCCCCTGCTGGTGCAGACCAGAGGGGACCGCATCCTCCCAGCCTTCTGTCGCATGTTCAGCAAGTATGCATCTCAGAAGGTTATAGATGATTCCACCAAGGTTCATTTGTATAAGTAG